The DNA segment ttctcataaatatgaaaatgttaaaaatttgtttatgtaaattttttaatatgttttttttaaaattaaaatgtgtcaGTTTTTAACATGAACTTAAACTTAGATAAATTCAAACTTATAAGAATGATTTTTTAGACCAACTATGCAtacaattaatgtaattaaatatgatatttttatattaattatacatataacAAATGTAAAATATGACTTTTTGCATCAATTGTGAATTTAACCAATGCACAAAATGGATGCATGTAGGTTTGGATGTCGAATCACATATGCTGTTTTAATTAAACACTCGTTTCATAAACTTATGGAGCTGGGTTTATAAATTTGAACCTGGGGtcctggtatttttttttttataaattttgatacagCCCTAGGATTTACAATTAATTTCTGTAAAGTGAGACCACAAAAAATATAGATTCAATTCATtcgtttaaatgttttttttttaatacttgttTTTATGTAAGTTATGAATTAAACAGATACAAGTTCTCTATCGCGGGTTATAGCAAGTCAACACCcgcaaaattttctttaaatatgatttgttatttttagttaattttactaatatttaatttagactttatttttattttttggccacatgtttgtttttaaattatttttttttattaactatatgTCCAACGTAACTGGCCAACTAGCATATGCCAAGGGAATTAAACATGAGTGAATATTTTTATGAGCCCATTAGCTTCATGGAGGGCGTTTGACGCTTGTGAAGGGGATTTCTATTTAACTAGCTAGACTTAAAATTATCTAGCCTACTTACAATATAAATTaccatcaaaattataataataagttaGTAAGTTAGAAATAACTTATTATTACCATAACAATAAACTTGTAAAGTTTGAGTTTGTCTCatctaaataattaaatctaaatttaagtttaaatttaagttttaatttcctcatttaattaaacaatcaaacttgatcaaacatttaataaatgaaatttgaataatttatgaataGTTTGAGTCATTTACATTCTTTAAATTAACCACAGATCATGTGTCAAATGTTATTCATTTTCTCCTTCAACTTGAATCGAAGTCCAAGTACATTCTATAAGCATTTCTATCTGAGGAGTAGTACCCTTCAACCAATGTGTCAACTTGGAAACCATGTTTCTTGTAAAGGTTCACTGCAGGAGTCCTCAAGGGATCCACATGAAGCATTATGCGCAAAACTTTACTTGTACTGCATTTCTGAATTGCTGCTTTCAACAAAGCCTCTCCGTGGCCTTGTCCCCTCCATTGCTCCTTAACTAACAAGACCAAAATATGGCATGCCCATGTTATGAATAACCAAAAAATTGAAGAATCAATACAAGTAATGTTTCAAAACACTTCTTACTATCTAAGGTTTATGAGGACGACTTAGAAGACCACATCAGTCTCATCTTTACAAGTAGTAAAAAAAgctttaatctttttaattggGTAATTTCATCAAACAGGTTATGGTCATAACTTGAATTGAGAACGCCAGCACAAAAATTAACATAGAAAAGacgaaatttgaaattttgaatgcaACCACTATTTCGTGACTTAGATGCAAATAAGAAAACGAAGTGGGGTGAAACCTGCGAGCTCGGTGATAGTGGCATACGAGGAAGAAGGCCAAGAATACATGACATAGCCTACAAGTTCGCCATCCACGTGAAGATAAAGCAATCCACTGTTCTTCTTTCTAAGTTCATCGTGAAAGAATGAAGTCAGTGATTCGTGCTCGGGAAAGATCTCTCTCTCCATTTTCACTATCTCTTCCACTGTATTACCACAGTTTCCATTGAGCTCAAGAATCGCCACATTCGCCATGATTCGTCAGTGTCGAGTTAAAACAGAACTTGAGACCTGATAGCATATATAGACTAATTCAGTTTATATGAATTTGTCAGTCACTagattttgtttatttggtaaagaaaatcattatgtaaatgaaattatagattgattTTTGTTATTCAAAATGTTTTTGTGAAGGCAAAAATTTGCTCatgcaaaaatatatttttttattttcataaatgtgaaaatgttaaaaatttgtttatgtaaattttttaatatgttttttcatgtaaaaattaaaatgtgtcaTTTTTTAACGTGAACTTAAACTCAGataaatttaaacttataagaatgattttttaaaCCAACTATGCAtacaattaatgtaattaaatatgatatttttatattaattatgcatataataaatgtaaaatatgactttttttatcaattgtgAATTTAACCAATGCACAAAATGGATGCATGTAGGTTTGGATGTCGAATCAGATATGGTGTTTTAATTAAACACTCGTTTCATAAACTTATGGAGCTGGGTTTATAAATTTGAACCTGGGGTcctggtattttttttataaattttgatacagCCCTAGGATTTACAATTAATTTCTGTTAAGTGAGACCACAAAAAATATAGGTTCAATTCATtcgtttaaatgtttttttttaatacttgttTTTATGTAAGTTATGAATTAAACAGATACAAGTTCTCTATCGCGGGTTATAGCAAGTCAACACCcgcaaaaatttctttaaatatgatttgttatttttagttaattttactaatatttaatttagtctttatttttattttttggccacatgtttgtttttaaattattttttattaactatatgTCCAACGTAACTGGCCAACTAGCATATGCCAAGGGAGCTAAACATGGGTGAATATTTTTATGAGCCCATTAGCTTCATAGAGGGCATTTGACGCATGTGAAGGGGATTTGTATTTAACTAGCTACACTTAAAATAGGTTGGGCTGGCTGCTCTATCTAGCCTACTTACAATATAAATTAccattaaaattacaataataagtTAGTAAGTTAGAAATA comes from the Glycine soja cultivar W05 chromosome 6, ASM419377v2, whole genome shotgun sequence genome and includes:
- the LOC114414247 gene encoding uncharacterized protein LOC114414247, whose amino-acid sequence is MANVAILELNGNCGNTVEEIVKMEREIFPEHESLTSFFHDELRKKNSGLLYLHVDGELVGYVMYSWPSSSYATITELAVKEQWRGQGHGEALLKAAIQKCSTSKVLRIMLHVDPLRTPAVNLYKKHGFQVDTLVEGYYSSDRNAYRMYLDFDSS